The window GATGAGGAGATAACGACGAGTCGTAACAAAGGTCGTTGCGGGGACTATTCGACAGCGGCCACGGCCCCGGAGGAGGCCGAGGCATGAACTACGATGGCTTTTTTTCCGACGCGATTTCGCGGCTGTGGGATGAGCGGCGCTACCGTGTTTTTGCGGACCTCGAGCGCGTTGCGGGCCGATTTCCCCGAGCGATCTGGCACTCCCCGCAGGGTCCGCGTGATATCGTGATCTGGTGCTCCAACGACTACCTCGGCATGGGCCAGCATCCGAATGTCATCGACGCCATGGTCGAGACCGCGACCAGAACGGGTACGGGTGCCGGCGGGACGCGAAACATTTCCGGCACGAATCATCCGTTGGTCGAACTCGAGCGGGAGCTCGCGGATCTACACGCCAAGGAGGCGGCGCTGGTCTTCACGTCGGGCTACGTCTCGAACGACACCGGCATCTCGACCATCGCAAGGCTGATCCCGAACTGCCTGATCCTATCGGACGCCATGAACCACAACTCGATGATCGAGGGCATCCGGCATGCGGGAAGCGAGAGGAAAATCTGGCGGCACAACGATGTCGATCATCTCGAGACATTGTTGCAGGCCGTCCGGCCGGACCGGCCGAAGTTGATCATTTTCGAGAGCCTTTATTCGATGGACGGTGACGTGGCCCCGATCCGTCGCATCTGCGACCTTTCCGAGCGATACGGCGCCATGACCTATCTCGATGAGGTCCATGCGGTCGGGATGTACGGCCCGCGGGGCGCCGGAATCGCTGCGCGCGACGGCGTCATGGACCGGATCGACGTGATCGAAGGCACCCTCGCCAAGGCCTTCGGGTGCCTCGGGGGCTACATCGCCGGAAGCGCGCCGCTCATCGATGCTGTTCGCTCGTACGCCCCGGGCTTTATCTTCACCACGGCGTTGCCACCGGCGATCTGCGCCGCCGCCACTGCGGCAATCCGCCACCTCAAGTCCTCGCAGTGGGAGCGCGAACGACATCAGCACCGTGCTGCCCGGGTGAAGAGCGTGCTGAGCGCGGCGTCGCTTCCGATCATGCCGAGCGATACTCACATTGTACCGGTGGTCGTCGGCGATCCGAAGAGATGCAAGGCCGCGAGCGACCTTTTGCTCAGCGAGCATCGCATCTATATCCAGCCGATCAATTATCCGACCGTGCCAAAAGGAACGGAGCGCCTGCGCATCACGCCGACGCCCTGCCACGACGACGTCATGATCGATCAGCTCGCCGAGGCGCTCCTCGACGTTTGGGACCGGCTCGAGCTGACGCTCAAGGACGGAGCAATCGCGGGAGAATGACGGCTGTCCCCCGCACCGAAGGGGGACTGCGAGCCGGCGGCTCAATTCAATCGTCCTTGCGCTTGAGCCGCGCCGCGCGCTCGTCTGAGCCAGAGATCATCAGCCGAACACATCCTTGGTGAATGCGGCATACCAGCCGTCCGCCTCGCGCACCAAGCGTCGGCGAGTCTCGGCGTCCTCACCCACTTTGCTCAGGAAGAAGTCGCTGATCTTGATCGCACCGGTTGCGGCCTGATAGCCGATGGCGCTGCTCATTGCATCATCGGGGGCGACGATCGTGAAGCATGCGTTGAACAAGTGAGGCGGAAAGCGCTCCGATCCGGTGAGTGAAGCAGCGATGGCGAAGGCGCATACCTTGGCCTGACTATTGGACGCAAAGGCCGATTTTGACATCTCGCCGGCGCTGGCCGCATCGCCTACGACGTGGATCCCCGGCTGCAGCTTCGACTCGAACGTCATTGGATCGATCGGACACCAACCCGACTGATCCGCGAGGCCCGCGTCCTGCGCCAGTTGGCCGGCCATTTGTGGCGGGATGACATTCGCAACGGCGGCTCTGAAAGTGTCACCCGCCGTTTTGACCGATCGGCCCTTCACGTCGACTGCCTTGATCCCGCCGGTGAATTGGGCCGGTAGCCACTCGATCATTCCCGGATAGTGGCGGCTCCACGCGTCCTGGAAGAGTTCCTGTCCGAAGAAATTGTCCTTCGCGTCGAGGATCAGGATTTTCGCCCGCGGCTTGTATTGCTTGAAATAATAAGCGACCAACGAAGCGCGTTCGTAGGGGCCGGGCGGACAGCGGAACGGGTTGGGTGGAGCAACGAGCACAAAAACACCACCATCCTCCATGCTTTCCAGTTGCTGTCGCAGCAGCATGGTCTGCGGCCCGGCCGTCCAGGCGTGCGGGAGGGTTTGCGTTGCGGCCTCGTCGTACCCCTCGATCGCGCCGTATTTGAAGGCGATGCCTGGAGCGACGACGAGGCGGTCGTATGGCAGCCTGGCGCCGCTTTCAAGTCCGACAGTCTTTGCCACCGGATCGATAATCGCCGCCGAATCATGGACGATGCTGATGCCATATCGCTGCGCGAGCCCCTCATAGCCATGAATGAGCGACTCGAACGAGCGAAGTCCAGCGAGATAAAGGCTGCTGAAGAAGCAGGTCGTATAATGCTGTTTGGGCTCAATTAGTGTCACGTCGACCGTTGCGGTGCTCATGGCCAAGTACTTGGCAACCGTCGCACCGCCGACGCCGCCGCCGATCACGACGATTCGCGCCTTGGCCTGGCCGGTCACGGCGCGCGGGGTAAGCGCCGTGAGGCAGGTCGCCCCCGCAATGCAGCCGAATTCGCGACGCGTCCAGCAGTTCATGGTCGCTCGGTTTCCTTTCGTTGCGCGGCGAGATAGTGGACCACGGTCGCAATCTCCTCGCTACTGAGCGAAAGGGCGACGGTGTGCATGATCGAACGCTCGCCCGACTTGAAGGCCTGCAATGCGCCAGCAAGTTTCCCCTCGTCCAGCCCAATGATCGACGGAATCCCAATGTCACGGCCGTCAAGGCGATGGCATGCGGCGCAAGTCGCGGCGAGCTGGGCGCCTCGATTGTTGTCTGCCGCCAAGCTCTCATGGGCGATGAGAAAGACCGGGGTTGCGCAAATACAAATCTGGAGCGCAATGAACGCGCGCGCACCCGGCGCGTTTCCGTCGCAACGACATTTTGCACTCATGCGGCCTGCCTCTCGGCATCAAAAGGAGCAGCAGAAATCACAGGCGGCGCCGGCATCAACTGACCACAAGATTGTGCGCCAACCAATATCCGGCGCCGCCGTCTTCTTCCCATATGAATTCGAGCCGACCGCTCTCCGTCGCCCGCAAGTAAAATTCGACATAGGGGTTGGCGGCGACCGCTTCGTGGAAATCGACCTTGAACACCACGACGTCGTTGTAGCGGCAGGCGAACTTATTGATGATCTTGCGCGGGATGACGTTGCCTTGGTCATCATGCCGCAGGCCAGTCTCCATCTGGTGGCTTATCAGGGCTTTGACCTGAAGGATTTCACCCTTCGCCGCAGCGCTTGGCACTTGCACACGCGGTACCGGAGTAAACATTCTCCGCCTCCTGCCAGGATGTCAGATGCAGCCGTTGGTGGCGACCTCAACCCACGCCTTGGCCGTCAGCAGCGCGCCGTCGTTCATTTCGGCTACTGCCACGATATATTGCGGTTCGGCGATGCGAATGCGCGTCGACACGCGGGGTTCACTGCGCCGAGGGGGGAAATAAAAGGTCGCGACGTCGATGATCGGGTTCCGCGGCGCCAGCACGCGGACATACCTCACGTAGTCGGTTTCAGTCATTGGGCTGTCGATGTCGAGCGCCAAGGGCACGCTATAGCCATTCGGAAACACCGGCGGCATCGCCAGGTGAACGCGATCCGATTCTGTGGGAATTTTTCCCGTCAACTGCTGGATCAGCTTCACGCCATCGTCGATCGCGAGCGCGCTCGGCAGCGAGACGAGGCTGGCACCCCCCACACAGGTGGCCGTCAACAAGGCACGGCGCGTCAAACTTATCGTCGCGGTGTTTTCAACCATGCAAACCTTCCTGCGGTCCGGCGACGCATGGGCGGCAGTAAATTATCTCCCGGCGGATGTGCCACGAGGGCACATCAATCCGGCAGCTCCCCGGTAACGGTCTTCCGTACGGCTACCACTCAGACGACCAAAGAAGCGTCCTTGGAACCGTTGCGCACTCTTTCAGAACCCGGCAGATGCCGACCGTTTGTAGATTGTAAATTTATACGCTGGCGCCGGCCGCGTAAAGAATTGGCCGGCATATCCATGCGCGCCGTCGGGTTGTTCCTTATGGCGGCGATAAGAGAGCTTGATGTCGAGGCTTTCCTTCGAACGCGGCTCCGCACTATCGTCGCGGGACCAGAGCGCGTCGTATGGTCAGGGCTTCCACGATTAGGTCAGGGTCTCGCGGGAGCCTGAAAGCAAAGACTTGCTTGAGGAGGAACAAATGAGTGTCAAGGAAGTCAAATTCTCGGTCGAAGCCCGCGACAAGATGCTGCGCGGCGTCGACGTGCTCGCCAATGCGGTGAGGGTGACGCTTGGGCCGAAGGGACGCAACGTGGTGCTCGACAAATCCTTTGGCGCCCCTCGCATCACCAAGGACGGCGTCACCGTCGCGAAGGAAATCGAACTCGACGACAAGTTCGAGAACATGGGCGCGCAGATGGTGCGGGAAGTTGCGTCCAGGACCTCGTACCAGGTGGGAGATGGCACGACTACCGCAACCGTGCTCGCCCAAGCGATCCTCAAGGAGGGAGCCAAGGCGGTGGCCGCCGGGATGAACCCGATGGACCTCAAGCGCGGCGTGGATCTTGCCGTGGAATCCATTGTCGCGGACCTGAAGAAGAATTCAAAACCAGTGACATCGAACGAGGAGATCGCCCAAATTGGCAGGATCTCCGCCAACGGTGACGCCGAAATCGGATGGTTCATTGCCAACGCGATGAAGAAGGTCGGCAACGACGGCGTGATCACGGTCGAGGAGGCGAGATCGCTCGAGACCGAGCTCGAAGTGGTCGAAGGCATGCAGTTCGACCGCGGCTACATATCGCCATATTTCGTAACCAATGCCGACAGGATGCGCGTCGAGATGGAAGACCCTTACCTGCTGATCTGCGAAAAGAAGCTATCCGCGCTGCAGGAATTGTTGCCGTTGCTCGAAGCGGTGGTGAAGACGGCAAAGCCGTTGCTCATTGTCGCCGACGACGTCGAAGGCGAAGTGCTGGCGACACTCGTCGTCAATAAGCTGCGCGGCGGACTGAAGGTCGCGGCGGTGAAGGCGCCGGGCTTCGGTGATCGCCGCAAGGCGATGCTGCAGGATCTCGCCGTTCTCACCGGCGGCACGGTGATCTCTGAAGATCTCGGCATCAAGCTGGAAAACGTGACGATCAACACGCTCGGCCGCGCCAAGAAGGTGATAATCGAGAAGGAGAACACCACGATCGTCAAGGGCGCCGGCAGGAAGGCCGGCATCGAGGCACGGATTGCCGAGATCAAGGCACAGATCGAGGAGACGACCTCGGACTATGATCGGGAGAAGTTGCAGGAGCGGCTCGCCAAGCTCGCGGGCGGCGTTGCGGTGATCCGGGTCGGCGGCGCCACCGAGGTTGAGGTGAGGGAGCGTAAGGACCGCTTCGACGACGCACTTCATGCGACGCGCGCCGCGGTCGAGGAAGGCATCCTGCCCGGCGGCGGCGTCGCCTTGCTTCGCTCGATCAAGAGCATCGAAGGTATCAAGCGCGAAAATGAGGAGCAGCGGTACGGCGTCGAGATCATCAAGAAGGCGATTAGCGCACCGGCGCGACAGATCGCCACCAATGCCGGCGCCGACGACTCGGTCGTGGTCGGAAAGATCCTCGAGAAGTCGACCTATACCTACGGCTATGATGCACAATCGGGCGAGTACGGCGACCTAGTGCAGAAGGGGATTATCGATCCGACCAAGGTAGTGCGCGCAGCGCTGCAGGGGGCTGCTTCGATCGCCGGCCTCATGATCACCACCGAGGCCATGGTCGCGGAGTCGCCGAAGCGGGAGGCGACCCCGGCTCACCCGCACGACCACCACCCGCACCCAGGCGACATGGATTTCTGAGCTGCTCACACGTCCACAAGCGGTGTCGCCCGAAGAGCGGTCACGCCTGTCCAGCGTGTAGCGAAAACCTAACCCCGGACGTCTGCGAGATTTGTCGCCTCTCAATCTCATCGCCCAGCCTGCCGAGCGGCGCTGGTCCTGGTGGACCGAGTCGATGCCGAAATTGGGACCGGGCACAAAACGCCGTGCTTCGGTTATGCGTGCGCCGCCATGGTCGGCTGTTTTGTGGGCAGCACCTTCGCGAGCTGGTCCGAGGCATAGCCGAACAGGGCTCCGATCACCATCGAGACAATGAGCAAGACCAGCGGGTTGGCGAACGAGGGCGAGACCAGGTTCTGCAATGGGCCGGTGGCCGGCGCGGCGGATGGCTGGTGCAGCGAGTACGCCACAAGCGCAGCGTAACCGTAGACGTTGGCCGGTACCACGGACAGCAGATCGATCGAGGCGACGATGACCAGGAAGAAAACAGTGACGCCGACGACGATCGCTGGCCAGACCGCTCCCAAACTTGGGACCGGGACATTGACGATGATCAACAGAGCGACCCATGCGACCAGCGCACCATAGGCATTGCCGATGATCGTCTTAACGAGTGCATTGGTGTTGGCGCCGCTGTGGAAGAAGCACCGCCCAAATATAGCACAATCCCGGTGAGTCGTTCGGGAGATACTGTAAATCGGCGTCCAATCGTGACCTTGGGAGTCGGCGGCGCGGGTCGCTGATTTACACCAGTTTCTGCCGATATGGACTCTCCGAGGACCACATCGCGACCACGCCGCATGACATCAACCGGTTCCGGATCGCCGCCCTCAGTCTGGACGACTACGCCGCCGGGCTCGCTTACATGGCCGAGTTCGCTCATGACGCTGGGCAATCAGCCTACGATCTGTTCAAGGACTACCCGCAGTCCCCGGCCTGAAGAAAGTGACCGCCGACGCCTCCGGCTTCATCGCGCTGACGCCAGAAGGCATGGCCGGGGCTTCGCAGGACCTGCCGGCGGCCAAAGCTGCTGCTGCCGGTGTGCTTCCGTGCTCCTCAGCTTTTTTGGTGCGCCCCGATATCTGATGGACAACTGGCAATTGCAGCACAGTCGCTCGCTGGCCTTCGGCGAGCAGCGTCACCAGGACATTGCTTCCATCGGGAAATTCGATCGCGTCGTGATGGCGATGCGGCACATTTGGTTCGACCACAGCAAACTTGGCAACGCGGAAGCTGGTTGTTCTCGTCCAGATCCATCCCTGGTCGTACTTAACGTCTTGCTCGAAGGCTAACTCGGTTCCGGGAAGCAGGCAGACCGCCACACCGGGTTCGCCTTCGGCAGCAAAGCCACGGGTCGAGGTCCTGGGGAACGTTGTGGTGACGAGCGTCTCTCCAACCTTGGCGGGACGCGATGCCATGGCATGCAGACTATAGTCACACATCAGATTTGCTCCTCTTTCGAGATAGCGCACCCGCACCCGCGGTGGCGCGGGCGTCTATCATTGTGGTCCAGTGGTGAATATTACCCAGCTTGCGGGCAATTCTACGGCCCTCCTACAAAATCCGCCGGTTCACGCCGGCGCGCCTTACCTGGGTGAGTGCAAATCGCCTTGAAGCCAGCGTCCAAGACCCTTGGACTTCATAGGGTCTTCGTACGCGGCAAGGGTCTTGTGTACGCGATTGCAGATAGCGCATTCAAACGTATGCAAGTCGACGCCCGGGCGTGCCAGCTCGATACTGACGAGCATCATCGGGGCCTTGCACTTCGGACAAGCGGGGCGCTCAATTGCAACGAATGGAATGACGGACGACAGGCGTTGAGACTGGGGCATGATGCTTCCCTCGAATAGGCGGGAGCGCAACACTCTGTGTCACCGGTAATGCCTAGGAGGCGGAGCGGTGATTGTCTGAGTATGCGCCTCCAGGGTCTCAAACGCGAGTTAATTCGCGGATACTTGGAAGGAAGGTAGGCACCAGCCCATACTCCGGGCCCGCCTGCTCACCCCGGC is drawn from Bradyrhizobium lablabi and contains these coding sequences:
- a CDS encoding c-type cytochrome; its protein translation is MAADNNRGAQLAATCAACHRLDGRDIGIPSIIGLDEGKLAGALQAFKSGERSIMHTVALSLSSEEIATVVHYLAAQRKETERP
- a CDS encoding DUF1097 domain-containing protein; the encoded protein is MGRNWCKSATRAADSQGHDWTPIYSISRTTHRDCAIFGRCFFHSGANTNALVKTIIGNAYGALVAWVALLIIVNVPVPSLGAVWPAIVVGVTVFFLVIVASIDLLSVVPANVYGYAALVAYSLHQPSAAPATGPLQNLVSPSFANPLVLLIVSMVIGALFGYASDQLAKVLPTKQPTMAAHA
- the soxZ gene encoding thiosulfate oxidation carrier complex protein SoxZ — encoded protein: MFTPVPRVQVPSAAAKGEILQVKALISHQMETGLRHDDQGNVIPRKIINKFACRYNDVVVFKVDFHEAVAANPYVEFYLRATESGRLEFIWEEDGGAGYWLAHNLVVS
- a CDS encoding thiosulfate oxidation carrier protein SoxY; its protein translation is MVENTATISLTRRALLTATCVGGASLVSLPSALAIDDGVKLIQQLTGKIPTESDRVHLAMPPVFPNGYSVPLALDIDSPMTETDYVRYVRVLAPRNPIIDVATFYFPPRRSEPRVSTRIRIAEPQYIVAVAEMNDGALLTAKAWVEVATNGCI
- the hemA gene encoding 5-aminolevulinate synthase, which encodes MNYDGFFSDAISRLWDERRYRVFADLERVAGRFPRAIWHSPQGPRDIVIWCSNDYLGMGQHPNVIDAMVETATRTGTGAGGTRNISGTNHPLVELERELADLHAKEAALVFTSGYVSNDTGISTIARLIPNCLILSDAMNHNSMIEGIRHAGSERKIWRHNDVDHLETLLQAVRPDRPKLIIFESLYSMDGDVAPIRRICDLSERYGAMTYLDEVHAVGMYGPRGAGIAARDGVMDRIDVIEGTLAKAFGCLGGYIAGSAPLIDAVRSYAPGFIFTTALPPAICAAATAAIRHLKSSQWERERHQHRAARVKSVLSAASLPIMPSDTHIVPVVVGDPKRCKAASDLLLSEHRIYIQPINYPTVPKGTERLRITPTPCHDDVMIDQLAEALLDVWDRLELTLKDGAIAGE
- a CDS encoding FAD-dependent oxidoreductase gives rise to the protein MNCWTRREFGCIAGATCLTALTPRAVTGQAKARIVVIGGGVGGATVAKYLAMSTATVDVTLIEPKQHYTTCFFSSLYLAGLRSFESLIHGYEGLAQRYGISIVHDSAAIIDPVAKTVGLESGARLPYDRLVVAPGIAFKYGAIEGYDEAATQTLPHAWTAGPQTMLLRQQLESMEDGGVFVLVAPPNPFRCPPGPYERASLVAYYFKQYKPRAKILILDAKDNFFGQELFQDAWSRHYPGMIEWLPAQFTGGIKAVDVKGRSVKTAGDTFRAAVANVIPPQMAGQLAQDAGLADQSGWCPIDPMTFESKLQPGIHVVGDAASAGEMSKSAFASNSQAKVCAFAIAASLTGSERFPPHLFNACFTIVAPDDAMSSAIGYQAATGAIKISDFFLSKVGEDAETRRRLVREADGWYAAFTKDVFG
- the groL gene encoding chaperonin GroEL (60 kDa chaperone family; promotes refolding of misfolded polypeptides especially under stressful conditions; forms two stacked rings of heptamers to form a barrel-shaped 14mer; ends can be capped by GroES; misfolded proteins enter the barrel where they are refolded when GroES binds); protein product: MSVKEVKFSVEARDKMLRGVDVLANAVRVTLGPKGRNVVLDKSFGAPRITKDGVTVAKEIELDDKFENMGAQMVREVASRTSYQVGDGTTTATVLAQAILKEGAKAVAAGMNPMDLKRGVDLAVESIVADLKKNSKPVTSNEEIAQIGRISANGDAEIGWFIANAMKKVGNDGVITVEEARSLETELEVVEGMQFDRGYISPYFVTNADRMRVEMEDPYLLICEKKLSALQELLPLLEAVVKTAKPLLIVADDVEGEVLATLVVNKLRGGLKVAAVKAPGFGDRRKAMLQDLAVLTGGTVISEDLGIKLENVTINTLGRAKKVIIEKENTTIVKGAGRKAGIEARIAEIKAQIEETTSDYDREKLQERLAKLAGGVAVIRVGGATEVEVRERKDRFDDALHATRAAVEEGILPGGGVALLRSIKSIEGIKRENEEQRYGVEIIKKAISAPARQIATNAGADDSVVVGKILEKSTYTYGYDAQSGEYGDLVQKGIIDPTKVVRAALQGAASIAGLMITTEAMVAESPKREATPAHPHDHHPHPGDMDF